Proteins encoded together in one Aminipila butyrica window:
- a CDS encoding GHKL domain-containing protein, translating to MKNHEAGNNPIQLGLKVAVVFALAAAVFLMVYQYDNKYTAAGPKAKDGILTLENEVFVQQPVLFLVDGWEYYGNQLLTPADFDHNPPVPDQYLFIGRFGGFEMYGGSPHGCASYRLTIKLPEQVDSYLLELPEIFSAYRLYINGRPARQMGEPEPEGYRSETGNRTVSIEAGGNLEILFAVADYSHLYSGMVYPPAFGQPDAVSDLLSTRLVLRSSLCAVALTVGLLSVMVGLLGRKSSLALMFGLLCIFFVGYVSYPITRTLLSGTGLHYALENVSFCAMLGVAMLAAMRVSGLPRKWGLPFVGFEGMMCAVSAVLHVLLPLGNLNMMLAYSWLVSAYEWITAGFMAAAVWYALRKGVVCIAPLLYGVVIFVCALLADRLLPVYEPILGGWFIELASFALVLCIGAVTGQEVAEQYRESAVMTERAGSMERLYQSQLAHFETLKQEMAQIKTMRHDLRHHLTLLDEYVSSHQYDRLEAYIKEYHTSSTSEELPEYCPIDVINTLTYHYRTVAQQNHIHLDVRCNLNATSDPGHTRMTDSDLCCLYANLLENAVEACQRMEREKRTIRIAVFRTAADTLHIRVWNTAENVRPLGGRFLSSKKGGQTGYGLLSVEAIAERYGGKAEFLWDADKQEFESKVTVMA from the coding sequence GTGAAAAACCATGAGGCAGGAAATAATCCCATCCAGCTGGGGCTGAAAGTGGCGGTGGTCTTTGCCCTGGCCGCCGCTGTTTTTCTGATGGTTTACCAGTACGACAATAAATATACGGCGGCAGGCCCAAAGGCAAAGGATGGTATTCTCACCCTGGAGAACGAAGTCTTTGTACAACAACCTGTGCTTTTCCTTGTAGACGGCTGGGAATATTACGGGAACCAGTTGCTTACGCCTGCAGACTTTGACCATAACCCGCCTGTCCCAGATCAGTATCTGTTTATTGGACGGTTCGGCGGATTTGAAATGTACGGCGGTTCTCCCCACGGCTGCGCCAGCTATCGGCTGACGATTAAGCTGCCGGAGCAGGTGGACAGCTACCTGCTGGAACTGCCCGAAATCTTTTCTGCCTATCGATTGTACATAAACGGCAGACCGGCTAGGCAGATGGGGGAACCGGAACCAGAAGGGTACCGATCAGAAACTGGCAACCGCACCGTCAGCATTGAAGCCGGCGGCAATCTCGAGATTTTGTTTGCGGTAGCGGATTACTCCCATCTATACAGCGGCATGGTGTATCCTCCTGCTTTTGGTCAGCCGGATGCGGTATCTGATTTATTGAGCACCAGATTAGTGCTTCGAAGTTCTTTGTGTGCTGTGGCATTGACCGTCGGTCTATTGTCAGTGATGGTGGGGCTGCTGGGGCGGAAAAGCTCGCTGGCGTTGATGTTTGGACTTCTGTGTATATTCTTTGTAGGCTATGTGAGCTATCCGATTACCAGAACGCTGCTGAGCGGCACCGGGCTTCACTATGCCCTAGAGAATGTGTCCTTCTGCGCCATGCTTGGGGTTGCCATGCTGGCGGCTATGAGGGTGAGCGGCCTGCCAAGAAAATGGGGCCTTCCCTTTGTGGGCTTCGAAGGAATGATGTGCGCGGTGTCCGCAGTCCTGCATGTGTTGCTGCCCCTTGGCAATTTGAATATGATGTTGGCCTATTCGTGGCTGGTTTCGGCTTACGAATGGATAACGGCTGGATTTATGGCGGCTGCGGTCTGGTATGCCCTTCGGAAGGGTGTGGTGTGTATTGCGCCCTTACTTTATGGTGTCGTGATTTTCGTCTGTGCTCTGCTTGCAGATCGGCTGCTGCCGGTATATGAACCTATTCTCGGCGGCTGGTTTATTGAGCTTGCCAGCTTTGCCCTAGTGCTTTGCATCGGTGCAGTGACCGGACAGGAGGTGGCGGAACAGTACCGGGAAAGCGCCGTGATGACCGAGCGGGCAGGGAGCATGGAACGACTATATCAAAGCCAGTTGGCACATTTTGAGACGCTTAAACAGGAAATGGCGCAGATTAAAACCATGCGCCATGATCTACGCCATCATCTTACCCTCCTAGATGAGTATGTGAGCAGTCATCAGTACGACAGGTTGGAGGCATACATCAAGGAATACCACACTTCCTCCACAAGTGAGGAGTTGCCGGAGTATTGTCCCATTGATGTTATAAATACGTTGACGTACCATTACCGAACGGTGGCACAGCAAAATCATATTCATCTGGATGTTCGCTGCAATTTGAACGCTACGTCAGATCCAGGTCACACAAGGATGACGGATTCCGATTTATGCTGTCTGTATGCTAACCTCCTAGAGAATGCCGTGGAAGCCTGCCAGCGAATGGAAAGGGAAAAACGAACCATTCGGATTGCAGTTTTTCGCACGGCCGCAGATACGCTGCATATTCGTGTATGGAATACTGCTGAGAATGTCCGACCGCTTGGCGGGCGGTTCCTTTCCTCCAAGAAGGGCGGACAGACCGGGTATGGGCTGTTGTCGGTAGAAGCCATCGCTGAGCGGTACGGCGGTAAAGCGGAGTTTCTTTGGGATGCGGACAAGCAGGAATTTGAAAGCAAAGTAACGGTGATGGCTTAA
- the feoB gene encoding ferrous iron transport protein B has translation MGLTSESTGTGVLNYCGLHIEKESQEDKIIALAGNPNVGKSTVFNSLTGLNQHTGNWPGKTVTSAQGIVRFKEKKYILVDIPGTYSLMANSAEEEVARDFICFGQPDAVVVVADATCLERNLNLLLQTMEITDNVILCVNLLDEAKKKKININLDLLSSILGIPVVGTSARSGKGLDDLMAAVKAVTESPTSSQVLHITYNEEIEKAVAAVAEATASEWGGGAINHRWLALKLLDGDEGLIQSIKTNLDYDLMENQQITQKVAESIDLLEQAGIQRDQFRDQIVTKIVKTCEEIGSKVITFEKKEYAERDRKIDKILTSKLTGIPIMLLLLFGVFWLTITGANVPSQMLATGLFWVEDQISQLFYSLSAPAWLTGILVDGVFRTLAWVISVMLPPMAIFFPLFTLLEDSGYLPRIAFNLDHFFCKACAHGKQALTMCMGFGCNAAGIIGCRIIDSPRERLIATITNNFVPCNGRFPTLIAIITMFFAGTLGSPKTSILSAMMLTAVIVLGVIMTLLISKLLSKTLLKGLPSSFNLELPPYRRPQIGKVVVRSIFDRTLFVLYRAIVVAAPAGLIIWLLANIQVDQISLLTYCAEFLDPFAHLIGLDGYILMAFILGFPANEIVVPIMIMSYMATGSLTELESLSELHTLFVNNGWTWLTAVCVMLFSLMHWPCGTTCLTIKKETQSLKWTLVSFAVPTITGIIVCFTVANSVRLLGLV, from the coding sequence ATGGGATTAACAAGCGAGTCCACCGGGACGGGCGTGTTAAATTATTGTGGATTACATATTGAGAAAGAGTCCCAGGAAGACAAAATAATAGCTCTTGCTGGTAACCCCAACGTCGGAAAAAGCACGGTCTTTAACAGTTTGACCGGACTAAATCAACATACTGGAAACTGGCCGGGAAAAACCGTAACAAGTGCTCAAGGTATCGTTCGCTTTAAAGAAAAAAAATATATTTTGGTCGATATCCCCGGGACCTATTCTTTAATGGCTAATTCCGCCGAAGAGGAAGTAGCCAGAGATTTTATCTGTTTTGGCCAGCCGGATGCCGTGGTGGTTGTAGCCGATGCCACCTGCCTTGAACGAAACCTGAATCTTTTACTTCAGACAATGGAAATAACAGACAATGTAATTTTATGTGTGAACTTACTCGATGAAGCCAAGAAAAAGAAAATAAACATTAATTTAGATTTATTATCCTCTATATTAGGAATTCCGGTGGTGGGAACAAGTGCAAGAAGCGGCAAAGGACTTGACGATTTAATGGCGGCCGTAAAAGCAGTTACTGAATCCCCAACCTCTTCCCAGGTTCTTCACATCACATATAATGAGGAAATAGAAAAAGCCGTTGCCGCCGTTGCTGAGGCGACGGCCAGTGAATGGGGTGGTGGGGCCATCAACCACCGTTGGCTGGCATTAAAACTGTTGGATGGGGATGAAGGTTTAATTCAATCTATCAAAACAAATCTCGACTACGATTTAATGGAAAACCAACAGATTACTCAAAAAGTTGCAGAATCCATCGATTTACTAGAACAGGCAGGCATTCAACGAGATCAATTTAGAGATCAGATTGTCACTAAAATAGTAAAAACCTGTGAGGAGATTGGCAGCAAGGTTATAACCTTTGAAAAGAAAGAATATGCAGAAAGAGACCGCAAAATAGACAAAATTTTAACATCAAAGCTAACGGGTATCCCGATCATGCTTTTACTTCTCTTTGGTGTATTTTGGCTGACCATAACAGGCGCAAATGTTCCTTCTCAGATGCTGGCTACGGGCTTGTTCTGGGTAGAAGATCAGATTTCACAACTGTTTTACAGCCTTTCCGCTCCAGCATGGCTGACTGGTATACTGGTGGACGGCGTATTTAGAACCTTGGCATGGGTTATTTCGGTTATGTTACCGCCGATGGCCATTTTCTTCCCCTTGTTTACCTTGTTGGAGGATTCCGGTTATTTACCGCGAATTGCTTTTAATCTAGATCATTTCTTCTGCAAAGCTTGTGCTCATGGAAAGCAAGCGCTTACAATGTGTATGGGTTTTGGCTGCAATGCTGCTGGTATCATTGGCTGCCGTATTATAGATTCTCCACGGGAACGTCTCATCGCAACAATTACCAATAACTTTGTCCCTTGCAACGGCCGCTTCCCCACTTTAATCGCTATCATAACCATGTTTTTTGCAGGTACCTTGGGCTCACCTAAAACCTCAATCCTTTCCGCCATGATGCTCACAGCTGTAATTGTTCTTGGGGTTATCATGACTTTATTGATTTCAAAATTGCTGTCAAAAACCCTCTTAAAAGGGCTGCCGTCTTCTTTTAATCTTGAATTGCCGCCTTATCGCCGCCCGCAGATTGGAAAAGTCGTCGTCCGTTCCATCTTTGACCGAACTCTTTTCGTCCTTTATCGGGCAATCGTTGTAGCCGCACCTGCTGGTCTAATCATCTGGCTCCTAGCCAATATTCAAGTAGACCAAATTAGCTTGCTGACGTATTGTGCGGAGTTTCTCGACCCATTTGCACACTTAATCGGGTTAGACGGATACATTTTGATGGCATTCATTCTGGGCTTCCCAGCAAATGAGATTGTGGTCCCTATTATGATCATGAGCTATATGGCTACAGGATCTTTAACCGAATTGGAGAGTCTATCCGAGTTGCATACCTTGTTTGTCAACAACGGGTGGACCTGGCTTACAGCCGTCTGCGTTATGCTGTTCTCGCTTATGCATTGGCCTTGCGGCACAACTTGCCTTACCATAAAAAAGGAAACACAAAGTCTAAAATGGACGCTGGTCTCCTTTGCCGTTCCAACAATAACAGGTATCATTGTATGCTTTACTGTAGCAAATTCTGTTCGATTATTAGGTCTCGTATAA
- a CDS encoding FeoA family protein: MKNNKISLNQLPIGKKASVIGLTSNGTTRRRMLDLGIIDGTEIEALYKSPSGNPIAYQIRGAVIALRSDASERILVSTL; this comes from the coding sequence ATGAAAAATAATAAAATATCTTTAAATCAACTTCCCATTGGAAAAAAGGCCAGTGTCATAGGTCTCACATCCAATGGCACTACTAGACGGAGAATGTTAGATCTGGGCATTATTGATGGAACCGAGATTGAGGCTCTTTACAAAAGCCCTTCTGGGAATCCGATTGCTTATCAAATCCGAGGAGCGGTTATCGCCCTGAGATCAGATGCATCCGAAAGAATTCTAGTATCAACGTTATAA
- a CDS encoding metal-dependent transcriptional regulator — translation MSENTNSDFKTVRGYQTANRQNGQLTSALEDYLEMTYRLCQKNEYTRIGILSEHLNVRPSSVSKMIYKLAALGYLKYNRYEIIQLTDAGQEVGEYLLKRHETIERFLNLLGSSNPLEETELMEHSLDVSTVSNINTLLEFFQENEGVQNSYNLFKAQKK, via the coding sequence ATGAGCGAGAATACAAATTCAGATTTTAAAACGGTTCGTGGATACCAGACTGCCAATCGACAAAATGGGCAGTTGACTTCAGCCCTAGAAGATTATTTAGAAATGACATACAGGCTGTGTCAGAAAAATGAGTATACCCGTATAGGAATTCTCTCGGAGCACTTAAATGTACGGCCTTCCTCTGTCTCGAAAATGATTTATAAGCTGGCAGCTTTAGGATATTTAAAATATAACAGATATGAGATTATTCAATTGACAGATGCGGGTCAAGAAGTCGGTGAATATCTTTTGAAAAGACATGAGACCATTGAGCGTTTTTTAAACCTGCTGGGAAGCTCTAATCCATTAGAGGAGACGGAGTTAATGGAGCATTCGCTAGATGTTTCTACCGTTTCCAATATAAATACGTTGTTAGAGTTCTTTCAAGAAAATGAAGGGGTGCAAAACAGTTACAATCTTTTTAAGGCTCAAAAAAAATAA